From the Debaryomyces hansenii CBS767 chromosome F complete sequence genome, the window TTAGCTAGATCAGAAGTATCGCTATTAAAATTTATAGTTTCCTCAATGACTTCCGGTTCATTCAAATGATTCCATGCATCCTCAATTGTCATATTTTCAGTTTTCATATTATACCTATACGTCTTATTACTTATCAAAGAATCATAGCCTTCAACATTATCTAATTGAAAGATCTTCTCGCGTTTCCCGAATTCACAAACTTTATCAGCTAAAATGACTCCTAAAGATTTGACATTGTTTGAAAAAGAGCTGAGTCTACTCGAAATGGCTCTCAAGAAAATAGGATTTTTGAGCATATCTTGTGTAAAAGTAGCATTATTTACTCGAGATATTAGCAGAATAATCAAATGGGTCCTGTATTCTTGTAAAGAAATAGCTTCAGCTTTCATTAAATCTTCGTCTGCCCAAGTTTTGAGTAgcttcaaaatcaattgacAGAAATCACGATcagataaatttgaaagtaaaATAGAAACTAACAAGTTAGTTTCATAATTAGATGTAGAAATTATCTTATCGAAGAACATTTCATCTATCAAgtcatattcaattattggGCGTAATAACAAGGCTAATGATGCCAACTTCTCATCTGAAATTTGAGTTAAAAGGTACTTCTTAGTCAAGAAGTTTCCTAATAATCGTAATAAGAAACTCTTCTTCTCAAATCTTTTCATATACTTGAAGGCCATTATAGCATGCGACCAATTACCTTCATTAAACATCAAGTCAAAATATTGTGACCAACTACTTGAATTAAAGGAGCCTAACGAGGTAATAAAcatattgattattttcaCATCTATATCATCTTGAAACAATgtcaatatttcaatattcaaGTATCCCACATAGTTATCTGACAACgaaaaaatttgattatgAGACTGAATATCACAATTTAAAACAATTTCATTCACTATTGCAAAACATTTGCCTTTGAATAATAGCTtatctatttctttaatttctgaCGGACTTGAATTTGCCAGTACCACGTTCGATACCAAGCCTGCGTCGAAGCATCCTGTAAGAATCAGCATCAATGTTTCCAATAATGTAAAAGTATCATGATCCTTTGAATTGTCTTTAAgcaaagaaattttactGATTAAGTTTCCTAAGCCAGTCACGGTCTTAAATACTTGTATAATTAGCTTCTTTGTGCTATCTGTAAGTAAATTGTAGGTTTCAGGGATGgtaaaattcaataaagttGTGACTAGACTGAAGTTAGTATTCAGATCTGACGACTTATTAAGAATTGATCTTAGAGTCGACTCAATCTCTTCTGCTGTTGGGTGATTCTTAAGCTGTAAAACCCTATCATCTATTATAGAATGATCCATATCTCAGGCGCACCAAATAGCTATAACctatatcttcaatatcatagACTTAAATAGAAAAAACTCACTCTGCGAAATTTTCGTTATCGATCTATAAAATAGTTTTGGTTGCAGTAACAGTTGATGGGAATAAAGTAACTAATGCTACAAAAAGCTTGTCGATCTACGATACTGTCACATAGAGGCAGATTGAAATATAGTCTTATTAACATACTGAGATCCGTTGTATCCAAAGCTATACAAAAACAGAACCAAAATCAATCGATCTCAGTACCTAATGAGACTGCAAAGAATACGAATGATGCCGAATTAAAGCATCTATATAAGCAGAATTTAGAGgattatttcaagaatagagaatttcattttaaaGGAGAAAGTCAAAAGAATGAGTTACGGAAATGGATGGAAAGCGTATAtttaagaaagaaaatactAATTGCCATTGATATAGAGGCATGGGAAaggaatataaataaagtCACAGAAATTGGGATAGCTGTTTACAATCCAAATGGACAGTTTTATTCGCTTTTGCCAACAGTTCAGcaatttcatattcttaTCAGAGAACACGAGAAGATGTACAATGGTAGATATTGTCCTAACAATAAAAGCAACTTTATGGGAGGCGTATCATATACACTAGATCTAGCAGAAAGCAAGAAGTTTGTTGAGTCTgtaatcaataaatattccTGTGAGAGTGAAGAAGGAATCGTATTAGTAGGCCATCATATTGAAGGTGATTTGAAATGGCTACGAAGTATAGGGATCGAACTCCCTCATAACGTGCCTATAGTTGATACCGCAAGGATTCATAGGCTATCTTACGAATCAGGTGGCTCTTTAAGAGGAATATTAAGGAATGTGGGAATCCCCCATGGTTATCTTCATAATGCGGCAAATGATGCATACTACACCCTATTGGCATCACTTGCGTATTGTGATCCCAATACACGAATAAAGAACAACTTAGACGAGTTCCATCCTCACGTTATTGACCCATCCAAGCCTTCGAACAAAGCTAGAAAGAGAAAGGAAAGAATGTTTGACACTTCTATCAATGTTCAGCACTCCAATGCCCTGGGATtatatgaagaattatttccaGATAATAATTAAGGGACAGAATAGAATTACAAACAAAGCAGAGCACATATCAATCTGTTGAATATAGCATAATGATGGAGGGAAAATTTTAGAACCATTTATATAATAGACTATATagattttttcaatgtaCATACACGCATcgattattttgatttctacTACTATTTCTACTCTTGTACTTGTACCATCGAGTCGAGTGTAAGTAATGGCATATATCAACAACCATCTTTATGGCTATTACTAACATATCTAGAACAATCTTAAGAAATATGAGTACTAAAGCTGTGAAAAACACTGTCAAAAAAACGTCCGCCAAATCAGCGAGTAAACAGGtagaattcaaatatgcCAGAGATACGAAGTGTAAATTCAAGTTTGGAGCCCATGTTGCTATGGCAGGAGGTATTTCTAAAGCGTTGACCAATGCAATGAACATTGGGGCTAATAGTTTTgcattatttttgaaatctcCAAGAAAATGGGTTTCTCCAGACATcaaggaagatgaagttgCAAAGTTTGCAGAATTATGTCAGAAATACGGGTATAACCCAAGAACAGATATCTTACCTCATGGATCTTACTTTATAAATTTGGCCAATCCTGACGcagagaaagaagagaaggCATACGGCTCTTTCTTGGATGACTTGAAGCGTTGTGAGAAGCTAAATATCGGATTATACAATTTCCACCCTGGATCTAGCTTGGATGGAGACCATAAGGAAGCATTGAAGAGACTTGCTGacaatataaatagagCAATTAAGGACACCGAGTTTGTGAAGATTGTTATCGAAAATATGGCTGGACACGGGAATTTAATCGGTTCAAACTTGCAAGACATCAAAGACGTCATTGACATGGTGGAGGACAAAACCAGGGTTGGTGTCTGTATTGACACCTGTCACACATTTGCTGCCGGATACGATATTTCAAACCAAGAAAAGTTTGATGAGTTCTTCAAGTTGTTTGAAGATACCATTGGCTGGGAATACTTGAGCGCAATTCACTTAAACGACTCCAAGGCGCCGTTGGGAGCCAACAGAGACTTACACCAGAAGTTAGGCTACGGGTTTCTAGGATTAGAGGTATTCAGAATTATTGCCAATTTTCCCAAGCTTCAAAATATCCCCATAGTTTTGGAAACACCGGTCGATAAAGATGACACAGTTTATGGCGAAGAGATCAAGCTACTCGAATGGCTACAAGATAAGAAACTGGATGACGTGGAATATATAGCCAAACTGGAGGAGTTGTCGAAGCTTGGTGCGAAGGAGAGAGCCGAACACCTAAAGAAATTCGAAACAAAAACCTCCAAGACAGCAAAGGCAAATGCCAAGAGAGCACTCCAAGGCGACATTGGTGACATGttatcgaagaagaagaagacttaGTTAGACAAGACGTTCTTTTCCCGTATAGTTAgtagataaaatatattagcACATACACGACTGTTCAAGTTTTGATGAAACGAGAAATTGTATTAAGAGcataaacaaaaattgattcaagGTCATTAAACGGCGAATCGAACTACATTAGTCTTTCTATTCAAGTCAAGTTAAGTCATGTTCGGTCGGTCTACATCAGGATTTGGAGGATTCGGCAGTACAAGTGGTAGCAATGCTTCACCATTTGGAGCCgctaataataatgcgACAACAGGGACATCACCATTTGGAGGAGCTAATAATGCAACTTCTGGCGGAGGTATATTTGGCGCTAACAACAATGCTAGTACTGGAGGTGGATTTGGAGGCGGTAGCACTTTTGGAGCAAATAATACCACTTCTGCGTTCGGTGCACCAAGTGCACCAAGCGCACCTAGTGGAGGCATGTTTGGAGCATCCAATGCCACTTCGTCTCCGTTTGGAGCTAGTAACAATAATGCCAATAGCACATCAGCATTTGGTGCACCCAGTGCTATGGGTACATCGGCGTTTGGAGCGTCCAATGCTGCTGGTGCTGGTGCTGGTGCTGGCGGTTTATTTGGATCCGCCAACAAATCGACATTTGGAGGAGGATTTGGTACTCCTACGAATAACAATACTTCACCTTTTGGAGCGTCTACAACATCAGGGTTTGGAGTGGGAGCCGGTGCAGGAAATGTTGACCCTAACGTCAACAATGGTACTGGCGGTAAGCCATTCACCCCGTACACCGAAAAAGATTCGACGGGAACAAACGTTTTTCAAAACGTCAGTTCGATGCCTGAGTACAAGAATTTTTCGTTTGACGAATTGAGGTTGAAGGATTACGAACAGAATAGAAAGTTTGGAAATGCAAATGCCCCAGGAGCTACTGCGCCAGCCGGTGGTTTTGGAGCTTCTACAACCGGAGGATTTGGGTTTGGTGCGcctaataataatgcaaGTTCAGCATTTGGATCTGGTGCAACGGGTGCATCTCCTTTCGGTGCTACAAATAATACTGCTACAAACACCACCGCAAATACTGGATTTGGCGCTCAAACCAACAATTCTCTATTTGGATCTAGTAACACGGGTTCAGCCTTTGGTGCTGCAAACAACAATACAGCTTTTGGTGGCCAAAACAATTCAGCATTCGGTGGCCAAGGGAATTCAGCATTTGGTGGTTCAAACGCATTTGGTGGTAATACCAACACATCGGCATTTGGTAGTGGTGGTTCTACAGGATTTGGGGCTAATAAACCAAACCCATTCGGTGCGTCGAATACAGGTACCTCTGGATTCGGTGCTTCCAATGCAGGTGGGGGTTTTGGTGCTAATAACACTAACAATTCTCCATTTGGTGGTAACAACACGTCTGCGTTCGGATCAAATACATCCCCAGCTGTTAATAATACCACCAACCCATTTGGGGCCAATAATGCAAATGCTAATAGTTCACCATTCGGGGCTACTCAAAATTCTAATACATCTGGAGGATTATTTGGTGGAGCCAATAATACAAACAATAATGCGTTTGGTGCAAATAACAATACTGCACCAGGTTTTGGAGGTTCCAGCGGTGGATTATTCGGTAATACCCAAAATAATGCACAAGCCGGTGGGTCATTTGGTGCTAATAAACCAGCAACTGGTGGATTATTTGGTGGTCaaaataatactaataatgcAGGCGGTGGATTATTTGGAGGCCAAagtaatacaaataatacaaGCGGTGGATTATTTGGACAAAACACCAATACAAATAACAATTCAGGTGGTTTGTTTGGAAGTAAACCAGCAGCTCCATCTGGAGGCTTATTTGGAGGTAATCAAAATACAGCAGCTCCCTCTGGCGGGCTTTTTGGTAATACTGCCCAGAACAACAATGCAAGTACTGGTGGAGGCCTTTTTGGAGGAAACAAACCTGCAGGGACTACTGGtggattatttggatcGCAAAATAATGCTAGTAACACATCCAACTCATTTGGCAATAATCAAAGTAACAATACTAGTGGTGGATTATTTGGCAATAAACCACCTGGTACTGCCAATACAGGGGGAGGCTTGTTTGGaagcaataataatacaacAGGTAGTTCTGGAGGATTATTCGGGGGtagcaataataatacaggAACAAATGCATCCGGAGGTTTGTTTGGAAGCAACAATAACACGGGGACGAGTACATTAGGTTCAAACAATAGTACGGGTAGTGGTGGATTATTTGGAAGCAAGCCAGCTACAGGTAATAATGCACCATCAACTGGTGGATTGTTCGGTGGAAACAATACTAATGCAGGGCTAGGTGGCGGTCTTTTCGgatctaataataatcaagCTCAAGGCCAGCCAGgtcaacaacaacagcagcaacaaCCTTTAGCTAATATTAGTAAACAAAATCCATACGGTGATAATCCATTATTCCAAAGCATTACTGGCTCGCAACAGCTGAATAATGGTGGTGTTCCAAGTGCGACTCCAGTTAATGCTTCAGCCGGTTCTAAGAAGCCTGTTACTTTAGCAACAGCACATAGAATTGCGCCATTATTTAAACCAAGCGCTTTACCAAAGAAATCACCAAGCCCTGTTAGTGCATCTAATGTCCCAATGTCTAGTTCCGAGAACaaggaaaatatattcactCAGGGTACTGATAAAGCAATCATATCTTCTGATATCTTTGCACCTAAAGCAAGCTTCAAGGAGTTGGTCTTAGATAAATCTAAATCTCCAAGCAGTAATAATTCGCTACTCTCAGCAGGTCAAACTCAATACACTCCATCCAAACAAGTTTCGtttgttttgaataaagatgaaGGTTCTGAGTATGATGCTGATAAGAATGATGAATCAAACCCTAAAGCGTTGGAAACTATTCCAGCATCTAATGGAGAGGCAACTAGAATCGAATTTGACGATGACGGCTATTGGACATCCCCATCTATATCCgaattaaaaaagaaatCTTTGTCTGAATTACGTTCAGTAGATAATTTCATAGTTGGTCGTAAACATTACGgtcaaattaaatttttggaaCCTGTCGATTTGTCCAGTTTTGTAAATTTGGATGACATAACCGGTAATCTTATAATCTTTGGATCCAAATCTTGCATAGTTTACCCTGATGACAACAAGCCACAAGAAGGAGAAGGGTTGAACCTTCCAGCAAAGATAACTCTTGAAGGATGCTATCCTATCAACAAAGCCGACAAGTTACCTATACTTGATCCAAAGAGTGAATTTGTTCGTCGTCACattgaaaacttgaaaaCATTACCTGGTATGGATTTCAAATCCTACGATCCTGTTAATGGTAATTGGTCATTTACTGTTACTTCGATGTAGTTTCATATCATTTATCAATCTCTTCTTTAGTCAACTTTACCGTATATAGAATAATGTATCAATAGTACCTTTGAAGTAAGAGCTACAATATTATAACGCGCAGCATATATAACGCGTATAAAAAAGATAACTAACTTTTTTAGATTAGAAGAAACCTATTACCAATTATAGAAGTTAACCATGGGTGTTAAAGGTATGTATAAGATGTAGATGGATCATTGTATTAGAAAACTAACTTATTCATCAGGActtaatcaattaataaaggAACATGCTCCTGAAGCATTCaaagaatttcaattgaaaaatttatttggaAGAAAGATTGCCATTGATGCTTCCATGTGCTTATATCAATTCTTAATTGCTGTTAGGCAGGCCGAAGGTCAACAATTAACCAATGACGAGGGTGAAACTACCTCCCATTTACTGGGTATGTTCTACCGTACAATTCGTTTAGTTGAAAATAGTATTAAGCCTGTGTACGTTTTTGATGGAAAACCACCAGTTTTGAAAGGAGGTGAATTGGAAAAAAGATTGCttagaagagaagaagCAATTAAACAAAGAGAGAACATAAAAGATGAAGGTACGATTGAGGATATGGTAAGATATGAGAAACGGACAGTCAGAGTCACTCGAGAACAAAATGACGAAGCTAAAAAGTTACTAGAATTAATGGGTGTGCCTTATGTTAATGCGCCGTGTGAAGCAGAAGCACAATGTGCGGAATTAGCTAGAGGTGGGAAAGTCTTTGCAGCTGCATCAGAAGATATGGATACCATATGTTACCAACCTCCGTTCTTGTTGAGGCATTTAACCTTCTCGGAAGCAAGAAAAATGCCAATTGACCAAATCCAATACGAAAAGGTTTTAGAGGCCTTAGAGATGGACAGAGAaacatttattgatttatgtATTCTATTAGGTTGTGATTATTGTGAAACAATTAGAGGTGTTGGACCGGTAACTgcattcaaattaattaagGAGCATGGTTCTCTAGACAAAATAGTTGAATACTTGACAAATAATCCCGATAAGACTAATTTCAAAGTTCCTGAAGATTGGCCCTATGATGAAGCCAGAAAATTGTTTATTAACCCGGACACAATCGATGCCAGTGAAGTTAATTTAAAATGGAAAGAGCCGGACGTGGAGGGACTTATCCAATATATGGTCAAGGAAAAAGGCTTCAGCGAGGATAGAATAAGAAGTGGAgcagaaaaattaaagaaaggTTTGAAAGGTGGAGTTCAGGGAAGATTGGACGGATTCTTCCAGTCTGTACCTAAACCAAAAGATTCAGCGGAtaagaagaggaagaatGATACCAAATCTGCGAAATCAAAAAAGGCGAAAACAAGAAAGTAATTGTTCTTCATAAGATTTCTCACAGAGAATTAATGTATACTAATTTGTATTCTAATAGTTCAAATGGAATAGCATATACCCTAATCATGTAGGACTTCAGTTTCATTGGTCTGTACTATATAACTACATTTCTACGAACTTGTCCTATTAACGTCCTCATGTCGCTAAGGATAATGTTCtagattcaaaattttattaaacttTATAACTTACacaatttattcatttataGTGCTATCATTCATTAGAATACATTAAAACGACTTATTCTACGTATCTCTAGATTTtggcttcttcttttgtgCTTCCGCTTCAATTTCGGCTTCAATCTCATCAACGTACttcttaatttcatcaacagataatttttcaattctgtCACCCGATTTCAAAACAGACACTTCGATATTTTTGGCTCCTGTTTGAACCACTTCTAATAACGACTTTATTGTCAATTTAATGGTTTGCTCATCACTCATGTCTTCTTCATAGTGCTTCTCTAAGAATTCCTTTACAGTTTTAGATGATCTACCGATGGCATGAGCTTTCCATGCATTGTACACTCCCGATGGTTCAGTCTGATATAATTTTGGGACATTGTCATTACTATCAAAACCAGCAATTATGGTGGCAATTCCGAATGGTCTAACACCACCCGATTGGGTATATTTTTGCTGAACACCTGCTACATACTTGGTTAAATATTCAACAGTCACAGAATCTTCCAATGTTAATCTATGCGATTGGGCTTCAACTCTGGCCTTATCAACCAAGATTCTTGCGTCTGCATTTAACCCAGCAAATGCTAGCAAGACGTGATTGTCAACCTTACATATCTTCGAAGGCGTGATACGTGGATCTTGTAATTTTAATGTTGTTCTCTTCTCACACCCTAATACCACTGTTTCTTTACCTTTAACACCAACAGCACACGTCCCTCTTTTAACTGCTTCAGAAGCATATTCAACCTCTATTTATTGGTTAgtaattcatcattaacaatatctttcaaatccAACGTATACATACGGAAAACATGTCCATCAGGTCTAGTTTAATATTGGTTAGTACTCGTTTTGTAAATTGGGTGGCAAGATTCCTGAATTTAGACATAATTATGTCAATTGCGTTTCAATCATAATACATACGAAAAAATGGATAAAGCACTATCGTAACCACTCATTATaagtataaatatcaaTGATTATATTAAGATTATAGAGAatagatttatttttgCAAGGTATGATAGATAAAATCTAACATAAAATCTCGCTGGGTTCATACTAAGGCTCACCTTAGAAGACGACATGGTCACTAAAATGTCGCGGgcttgaagaatatgatttttcaatcGTCGTCATATAAACTAGAAGGATTTATCTACATGCTTCATGGGTCCTAAAAAACAAGGTAAACCGACACCGAAGAATGTTCCTCATATAGATAATTATGCAAGaatatcatatttatatcagGCATCAAGCCATTTTGCAGCTACGCCGAAATATGGGATCCTATCAAGAGCAATGGCCAGGAATgttaatttgatttctaaGA encodes:
- a CDS encoding DEHA2F13794p (weakly similar to uniprot|P53038 Saccharomyces cerevisiae YGR099W TEL2 Essential DNA-binding protein specific to single-stranded yeast telomeric DNA repeats), coding for MDHSIIDDRVLQLKNHPTAEEIESTLRSILNKSSDSNTNFSLVTTLLNFTIPETYNLLTDSTKKLIIQVFKTVTGLGNLISKISLLKDNSKDHDTFTLLETLMSILTGCFDAGLVSNVVSANSSPSEIKEIDKLLFKGKCFAIVNEIVLNCDIQSHNQIFSLSDNYVGYLNIEILTLFQDDIDVKIINMFITSLGSFNSSSWSQYFDLMFNEGNWSHAIMAFKYMKRFEKKSFLLRLLGNFLTKKYLLTQISDEKLASLALLLRPIIEYDLIDEMFFDKIISTSNYETNLLVSILLSNLSDRDFCQLILKLLKTWADEDLMKAEAISLQEYRTHLIISLISRVNNATFTQDMLKNPIFLRAISSRLSSFSNNVKSLGVILADKVCEFGKREKIFQLDNVEGYDSLISNKTYRYNMKTENMTIEDAWNHLNEPEVIEETINFNSDTSDLANALEKVSVSKLDSDDESDFESDEEDDPTISRKPHIVKPLYIKDILEYLTVDSNAPQAYEKRRAALISGPTLVRQKSKFGNEVSFYSEDLVTQLVGLSNNYEDNDFEDLRLNCLIAVVVANSSCTLHLYRLLLTGDYSLKQRMCILSATSLAARELKGFKDEVVAKSYSERSFPSKMLPGSLHQKFLSLGSEDDKYVNEKRINPAYESLQGEIMYEASEEAQNKLSGGKILRLSSNLRKKPKQEVLSPKVNNFSKIIGSQFYLPLVSIWYEAGGQIDIGHYSPILTAHYIKTLALLLHAAYPTATNLNDMIKEFFSIVTPLIQKISLDELQIIESIVTGILLICDILDDQYLMMHYHNEIDVFHRWLSLVWEDLIDDKIKSLCAGLLLRINELNEKFERLLLDQMNSIY
- a CDS encoding DEHA2F13816p (some similarities with uniprot|Q04408 Saccharomyces cerevisiae YDR514C) — protein: MLQKACRSTISSHRGRLKYSLINISRSVVSKAIQKQNQNQSISVPNETAKNTNDAELKHLYKQNLEDYFKNREFHFKGESQKNELRKWMESVYLRKKILIAIDIEAWERNINKVTEIGIAVYNPNGQFYSLLPTVQQFHILIREHEKMYNGRYCPNNKSNFMGGVSYTLDLAESKKFVESVINKYSCESEEGIVLVGHHIEGDLKWLRSIGIELPHNVPIVDTARIHRLSYESGGSLRGILRNVGIPHGYLHNAANDAYYTLLASLAYCDPNTRIKNNLDEFHPHVIDPSKPSNKARKRKERMFDTSINVQHSNASGLYEELFPDNN
- a CDS encoding DEHA2F13838p (similar to uniprot|P22936 Saccharomyces cerevisiae YKL114C APN1 Major apurinic/apyrimidinic endonuclease), translating into MSTKAVKNTVKKTSAKSASKQVEFKYARDTKCKFKFGAHVAMAGGISKALTNAMNIGANSFALFLKSPRKWVSPDIKEDEVAKFAELCQKYGYNPRTDILPHGSYFINLANPDAEKEEKAYGSFLDDLKRCEKLNIGLYNFHPGSSLDGDHKEALKRLADNINRAIKDTEFVKIVIENMAGHGNLIGSNLQDIKDVIDMVEDKTRVGVCIDTCHTFAAGYDISNQEKFDEFFKLFEDTIGWEYLSAIHLNDSKAPLGANRDLHQKLGYGFLGLEVFRIIANFPKLQNIPIVLETPVDKDDTVYGEEIKLLEWLQDKKSDDVEYIAKSEELSKLGAKERAEHLKKFETKTSKTAKANAKRALQGDIGDMLSKKKKT
- a CDS encoding DEHA2F13860p (similar to uniprot|Q02630 Saccharomyces cerevisiae YMR047C NUP116 Subunit of the nuclear pore complex (NPC) that is localized to both sides of the pore); this translates as MFGRSTSGFGGFGSTSGSNASPFGAANNNATTGTSPFGGANNATSGGGIFGANNNASTGGGFGGGSTFGANNTTSAFGAPSAPSAPSGGMFGASNATSSPFGASNNNANSTSAFGAPSAMGTSAFGASNAAGAGAGAGGLFGSANKSTFGGGFGTPTNNNTSPFGASTTSGFGVGAGAGNVDPNVNNGTGGKPFTPYTEKDSTGTNVFQNVSSMPEYKNFSFDELRLKDYEQNRKFGNANAPGATAPAGGFGASTTGGFGFGAPNNNASSAFGSGATGASPFGATNNTATNTTANTGFGAQTNNSLFGSSNTGSAFGAANNNTAFGGQNNSAFGGQGNSAFGGSNAFGGNTNTSAFGSGGSTGFGANKPNPFGASNTGTSGFGASNAGGGFGANNTNNSPFGGNNTSAFGSNTSPAVNNTTNPFGANNANANSSPFGATQNSNTSGGLFGGANNTNNNAFGANNNTAPGFGGSSGGLFGNTQNNAQAGGSFGANKPATGGLFGGQNNTNNAGGGLFGGQSNTNNTSGGLFGQNTNTNNNSGGLFGSKPAAPSGGLFGGNQNTAAPSGGLFGNTAQNNNASTGGGLFGGNKPAGTTGGLFGSQNNASNTSNSFGNNQSNNTSGGLFGNKPPGTANTGGGLFGSNNNTTGSSGGLFGGSNNNTGTNASGGLFGSNNNTGTSTLGSNNSTGSGGLFGSKPATGNNAPSTGGLFGGNNTNAGLGGGLFGSNNNQAQGQPGQQQQQQQPLANISKQNPYGDNPLFQSITGSQQSNNGGVPSATPVNASAGSKKPVTLATAHRIAPLFKPSALPKKSPSPVSASNVPMSSSENKENIFTQGTDKAIISSDIFAPKASFKELVLDKSKSPSSNNSLLSAGQTQYTPSKQVSFVLNKDEGSEYDADKNDESNPKALETIPASNGEATRIEFDDDGYWTSPSISELKKKSLSELRSVDNFIVGRKHYGQIKFLEPVDLSSFVNLDDITGNLIIFGSKSCIVYPDDNKPQEGEGLNLPAKITLEGCYPINKADKLPILDPKSEFVRRHIENLKTLPGMDFKSYDPVNGNWSFTVTSM
- a CDS encoding DEHA2F13882p (similar to uniprot|P26793 Saccharomyces cerevisiae YKL113C RAD27 5' to 3' exonuclease), encoding MGVKGLNQLIKEHAPEAFKEFQLKNLFGRKIAIDASMCLYQFLIAVRQAEGQQLTNDEGETTSHLSGMFYRTIRLVENSIKPVYVFDGKPPVLKGGELEKRLLRREEAIKQRENIKDEGTIEDMVRYEKRTVRVTREQNDEAKKLLELMGVPYVNAPCEAEAQCAELARGGKVFAAASEDMDTICYQPPFLLRHLTFSEARKMPIDQIQYEKVLEALEMDRETFIDLCILLGCDYCETIRGVGPVTAFKLIKEHGSLDKIVEYLTNNPDKTNFKVPEDWPYDEARKLFINPDTIDASEVNLKWKEPDVEGLIQYMVKEKGFSEDRIRSGAEKLKKGLKGGVQGRLDGFFQSVPKPKDSADKKRKNDTKSAKSKKAKTRK
- a CDS encoding DEHA2F13904p (highly similar to uniprot|P40303 Saccharomyces cerevisiae YOL038W PRE6 20S proteasome alpha-type subunit); translation: MSGYDSALSIFSPDGHVFQVEYASEAVKRGTCAVGVKGKETVVLGCEKRTTLKLQDPRITPSKICKVDNHVLLAFAGLNADARILVDKARVEAQSHRLTLEDSVTVEYLTKYVAGVQQKYTQSGGVRPFGIATIIAGFDSNDNVPKLYQTEPSGVYNAWKAHAIGRSSKTVKEFLEKHYEEDMSDEQTIKLTIKSLLEVVQTGAKNIEVSVLKSGDRIEKLSVDEIKKYVDEIEAEIEAEAQKKKPKSRDT